From Diospyros lotus cultivar Yz01 chromosome 4, ASM1463336v1, whole genome shotgun sequence, a single genomic window includes:
- the LOC127798880 gene encoding probable WRKY transcription factor 51 isoform X2, translating into MQKVLVKSLAPTPFDPTPPIINIIPIHTMSKYCYYSYSSSTGNFPHHSSTDHPHPHPDRDRHRHRDGDNVQGGRHQDFYDELAEFLTVVDRSDESFPSSITNMPPNSSSACVSAALGNDNMQLVNVGEWEARVAFRTKSENEIMDDGFKWRKYGKKMVKNSPYPRNYYKCSSEGCKVKKRVEKDREDPNYVITTYDGVHNHQSLFAICHDETTSPHNSSV; encoded by the exons ATGCAGAAAGTCTTGGTTAAGTCTTTGGCCCCGACGCCATTCGATCCCACGCCTccaataattaatatcattcCCATCCATACCATGTCCAAGTACTGCTACTACTCTTACTCCTCCTCTACTGGCAATTTCCCCCATCACAGCAGCACTGATCATCCTCATCCTCATCCCGATCGTGATCGTCATCGTCATCGCGATGGCGATAATGTTCAAGGAGGACGCCATCAGGATTTTTATGACGAGCTAGCCGAGTTTCTGACGGTCGTTGATCGCTCCGATGAAAGCTTCCCGTCGTCGATAACGAACATGCCCCCTAATTCTAGTTCTGCATGCGTTTCAGCCGCACTCGGGAATGACAACATGCAACT AGTGAACGTGGGTGAATGGGAAGCTAGAGTGGCGTTTCGAACCAAGTCTGAGAATGAGATCATGGACGACGGGTTTAAATGGAGAAAGTATGGCAAGAAGATGGTCAAGAACAGCCCTTATCCAAG AAATTATTACAAGTGCTCGTCTGAGGGGTGCAAAGTGAAGAAAAGAGTGGAGAAAGATCGAGAAGATCCCAACTATGTTATCACCACTTATGATGGGGTGCACAACCATCAAAGCTTGTTTGCTATTTGTCACGATGAAACGACATCGCCACATAATTCTAGTGTTTGA